In the genome of Quercus robur chromosome 3, dhQueRobu3.1, whole genome shotgun sequence, one region contains:
- the LOC126717965 gene encoding uncharacterized protein LOC126717965 isoform X1: MGSFSGILQRPLAAATTVAVAFVSADKLPLHRSSDTSSSSSSSTSDFVSSSTSNSLQQQQPKPSWISHFSVSKLANFSFVARIRVPLPNINFPPVPDSGRNFVPSLLYSSPALLNLFHPAELAKPPKPTACITTSSPSSSEVMYRWHLPEPNAIDVSGTSDCSSAKSRTVVVLLGWLGAKQKHLNTYAELYTSRGFHAITFTFPMAEILSYQVGGKAEEHIDLLVNHLADWLEEEHGKNLVFHTFSNTGWLTYGVILEKFKKQDPSLMGRIRGCIVDSAPVAAPDPQVWASGFSAAFLKKHSVATKGTICSNESGMKVLVGSKEVVEPKPAVTEAALLLVLEKFFEVVLNLPEVNRRLSDVLGLLSSGQPSCPQLYIYSSADRVIPAGSVESFIKEQRKAGREVRACNFVSTPHVDHFRNDPKLYTLQLTQFLEDCVLTCCKRSQ, from the exons ATGGGTTCCTTCTCAGGAATCCTTCAACGCCCTTTAGCTGCGGCTACCACAGTTGCTGTAGCTTTTGTTTCTGCTGATAAACTGCCCCTTCACAGATCCTCTgatacttcttcttcttcttcttcttctacatcAGATTTCGTCAGCTCCTCAACTTCCAATTCCTTACAGCAACAACAACCCAAGCCATCATGGATTTCTCATTTCTCCGTTTCTAAGCTTGCCAACTTTTCTTTTGTAGCCAGAATTCGAGTACCTCTTCCCAACATTAACTTCCCACCGGTTCCTGATTCGGGCCGCAATTTTGTTCCCTCTTTGTTGTATTCTTCTCCGGCTCTTCTCAATTTGTTTCATCCTGCAGAGTTGGCTAAGCCTCCAAAGCCAACTGCTTGTATAACTACCTCCTCGCCTTCTTCTTCTGAGGTTATGTATAGATGGCATTTACCAGAGCCGAATGCAATTGATGTTTCGGGTACTTCTGATTGTTCATCCGCAAAGTCTAGGACAGTGGTGGTTTTGCTTGGATGGTTGGGAGCAAAGCAAAAACATCTTAATACATATGCAGAGTTGTATACTTCCAGGGGGTTTCATGCCATTACCTTTACTTTCCCAATGGCTGAGATTCTCAGTTACCAGGTTGGTggaaaagctgaagagcatatAGATTTGCTTGTGAACCATTTGGCTGATTGGTTAGAAGAGGAGCATGGAAAGAACCTGGTTTTTCATACCTTTAGCAACACTGGATGGTTAAC GTATGGGGTTATTTTGGAGAAGTTTAAGAAGCAGGATCCTTCTTTGATGGGAAGGATAAGGGGTTGCATTGTAGATTCTGCACCAGTGGCAGCACCTGATCCACAG GTCTGGGCATCAGGTTTCTCTGCAGCTTTTCTCAAAAAACATAGTGTTGCAACGAAGGGAACTATTTGCTCAAATGAATCAGGCATGAAGGTATTGGTTGGCAGCAAAGAAGTTGTGGAACCTAAACCAGCAGTGACTGAAGCTGCTTTGCTATTAGTTCTGGAGAAGTTCTTTGAGGTGGTTTTGAATCTTCCTGAAGTTAACAG GAGGCTTTCTGATGTATTGGGCTTGCTATCATCAGGACAACCAAGCTGTCCACAATTGTACATCTATAGCTCTGCAGACAGAGTCATTCCTGCAGGTTCTGTGGAATCTTTCATAAAGGAGCAGCGGAAGGCTGGGCGTGAGGTCAGGGCATGCAACTTTGTGTCCACACCTCATGTTGATCATTTTAGAAATGATCCAAAACTGTATACTCTGCAGCTGACCCAGTTTCTGGAGGACTGTGTGCTTACTTGTTGCAAACGTTCTCAATAG
- the LOC126717965 gene encoding uncharacterized protein LOC126717965 isoform X2, which translates to MYRWHLPEPNAIDVSGTSDCSSAKSRTVVVLLGWLGAKQKHLNTYAELYTSRGFHAITFTFPMAEILSYQVGGKAEEHIDLLVNHLADWLEEEHGKNLVFHTFSNTGWLTYGVILEKFKKQDPSLMGRIRGCIVDSAPVAAPDPQVWASGFSAAFLKKHSVATKGTICSNESGMKVLVGSKEVVEPKPAVTEAALLLVLEKFFEVVLNLPEVNRRLSDVLGLLSSGQPSCPQLYIYSSADRVIPAGSVESFIKEQRKAGREVRACNFVSTPHVDHFRNDPKLYTLQLTQFLEDCVLTCCKRSQ; encoded by the exons ATGTATAGATGGCATTTACCAGAGCCGAATGCAATTGATGTTTCGGGTACTTCTGATTGTTCATCCGCAAAGTCTAGGACAGTGGTGGTTTTGCTTGGATGGTTGGGAGCAAAGCAAAAACATCTTAATACATATGCAGAGTTGTATACTTCCAGGGGGTTTCATGCCATTACCTTTACTTTCCCAATGGCTGAGATTCTCAGTTACCAGGTTGGTggaaaagctgaagagcatatAGATTTGCTTGTGAACCATTTGGCTGATTGGTTAGAAGAGGAGCATGGAAAGAACCTGGTTTTTCATACCTTTAGCAACACTGGATGGTTAAC GTATGGGGTTATTTTGGAGAAGTTTAAGAAGCAGGATCCTTCTTTGATGGGAAGGATAAGGGGTTGCATTGTAGATTCTGCACCAGTGGCAGCACCTGATCCACAG GTCTGGGCATCAGGTTTCTCTGCAGCTTTTCTCAAAAAACATAGTGTTGCAACGAAGGGAACTATTTGCTCAAATGAATCAGGCATGAAGGTATTGGTTGGCAGCAAAGAAGTTGTGGAACCTAAACCAGCAGTGACTGAAGCTGCTTTGCTATTAGTTCTGGAGAAGTTCTTTGAGGTGGTTTTGAATCTTCCTGAAGTTAACAG GAGGCTTTCTGATGTATTGGGCTTGCTATCATCAGGACAACCAAGCTGTCCACAATTGTACATCTATAGCTCTGCAGACAGAGTCATTCCTGCAGGTTCTGTGGAATCTTTCATAAAGGAGCAGCGGAAGGCTGGGCGTGAGGTCAGGGCATGCAACTTTGTGTCCACACCTCATGTTGATCATTTTAGAAATGATCCAAAACTGTATACTCTGCAGCTGACCCAGTTTCTGGAGGACTGTGTGCTTACTTGTTGCAAACGTTCTCAATAG